Within the Paenibacillus sp. AN1007 genome, the region CAGCTGTATTTCCGAGTATGACACAATTGGCATCCTGTACTCCTTCAACTTGCTTGGCTAGGGCTTTAAGATGACTCACTCGTTTTTCATTGCTCATTGGGCCTGTTCCGGAATCCTCGGCGACATTAAGATCGTGAACTTCACCTGTATTTTCATTAAAGCTGTCCAGACGAGAAGGATTTATTTGATCTTCCTGCTGTGTTGTTATATTTCCTCCGTAACTTCTTGGATGCATTTGATGCGGCTCCTGTGAGGCATTACGTGTAGAAGTATTACAGCCTGTAAGTACACAGATTAGAAGCAGCGTGCATATCCCCATTTTCATAAATGTTCATCCTTTCTTGGAGTTTTTCAGAATGGTTGACAATTATTTTGCCCTAGTCGAATACATTTATGTATGGGAGCATGATTGTCCATGCCGCTGCTGAAGTTCACACGATCAAGATGAACTCGGGATTGAAGGGAAACGGAAGGCTCGCACGGAGCACCTTCTTCCATCCCGAGAACACGTTCCAGCCCATGCCTTTAACGACGCCGCTTTGGAGGGGATTGAATGAAAAAGATTTTTGTATTGGATACCAACGTGCTTCTGCATGACCCCAATGCCATATTTGCCTTTGAAGAACATGAGGTAATCATTCCCGCGGTTGTACTGGAGGAGATTGACTCCAAAAAAAGAAATGCCGATGAGATCGGCCGTAATGCACGCAATGTGTCCAGGCTGCTGGATGGACTTAGAGAACTAGGCCATCTGCACAGCGGTGTACCTCTTGCGAATGGAGGCAATCTAAAAGTTGAGCTTAATCACCGCAGCTTTGTGAAAGTTCAGGAAATGTTCGGGGAAGTGTCCAATGACAATCGAATCTTGGCCGTCGCGCTGAATTATCAGATTGAAGAGAATGAAAAAGAAGTGGTAGAACGGCAGGTCGTTCTTGTCAGCAAGGATGTTCTGGTACGAATTAAAGCGGACGTACTCGGACTGTTTACGCAGGATTACTTATCGGATCGCACGGCAGGACTCAGCGAGATGTATCCAGGTTATACGGCGCTGAAAGTTCACCCGTCAGTGATTGATGAGTTTTACACATATCGTTTCTTACCAATCAAACCGTTACAGCTGTCTTATTCCCTCTACCCGAATGAGTTTGTCATTTTGAAGGATGAGATGGGCACGAACAAATCCGCTTTGCTTAAAGTGAATACGGAAGCCACGAAGCTTGAGCCGCTGTTTCTGAGCAACGATAATGTCTGGGGCATAAGCGCCCGTAATGCACAACAGCGGATGGCGCTGGAACTTTTGCTGAATGACGATATTCCGCTTGTAACGATTACAGGCAAGGCGGGTACGGGAAAAACGCTTCTGGCATTAGCGGCAGGATTGTTAAAAGTGGAGGATGATCACAAATACAAAAAGCTGCTGATTGCTCGGCCTGTTGTGCCGATGGGCAAGGATATCGGGTATCTGCCAGGAGAGAAGGAGGAGAAGCTCCGTCCCTGGATGCAGCCGATCTATGATAATCTTGAGTTTTTATTTGATACGAAAAAAGCTGGAGATATTGATAAAATACTAATGGGCCTAGGCAGTATTCAGGTAGAAGCACTGACATATATCCGTGGAAGATCCATTCCGGGCCAATTTATCATTATCGATGAAGCC harbors:
- a CDS encoding PhoH family protein; this translates as MKKIFVLDTNVLLHDPNAIFAFEEHEVIIPAVVLEEIDSKKRNADEIGRNARNVSRLLDGLRELGHLHSGVPLANGGNLKVELNHRSFVKVQEMFGEVSNDNRILAVALNYQIEENEKEVVERQVVLVSKDVLVRIKADVLGLFTQDYLSDRTAGLSEMYPGYTALKVHPSVIDEFYTYRFLPIKPLQLSYSLYPNEFVILKDEMGTNKSALLKVNTEATKLEPLFLSNDNVWGISARNAQQRMALELLLNDDIPLVTITGKAGTGKTLLALAAGLLKVEDDHKYKKLLIARPVVPMGKDIGYLPGEKEEKLRPWMQPIYDNLEFLFDTKKAGDIDKILMGLGSIQVEALTYIRGRSIPGQFIIIDEAQNLSRHEVKTIVSRVGEGSKIILMGDPEQIDHPYLDSASNGLTYIVERFKQEGISGHIMLEKGERSKLAQLAADLL